The genomic segment tttattgcattttcttttatattcttgCATTATTTACATATAAGTATTCATTAACTTAtttcctatatatataaaattaacatatcttataaatataattaaagtttgattttaatattttatacatCATATTTAcgtcataattctttattttatttatgatttatattttattattttattttcactcattttctttaaataaatttaaaaaaatcattgatgatgatccgaagaatatataactttttattttttactattaatgataataaatgaCAGATAGATTACGTTACaagattaaatgatattttgacaacacttgtaaattttttctcgaatttttaattttacagaaataattcatgaaaagtaaCATATTTATTACCATGTAGTTACATatatgaagaaagagatgagatTTCTGGTATACTATAAAGAAAGAGATGAGATTTCTGGTATACTTTCAGAAATACAAGACAGATCTTCTACTAGTATGGAGATATTGCAAAATAAAATtagtgatgtaattattgaaaattttgtgatgtatgaaggactaattatttttgtcgttaattttttcataaataatgatttaatttatgaaataatttttatatttttttttgatattttaaaatgatatttaaattatttaagtaatatatcattattaatatttttaatgtatttatgtatataaatgttgattgaaaattttatagTACGtgctttttaataaaataaaattaaattttaattaaaaatattataattgatatataaaataaattttctctataaattaattttagtagtaAGAGTATATTGATAcatgtcatttttttcttatttgtctaAAAAAAACATTTCTTATAAAAGATTATTCAAACACAACCTGTTTATCAAAAgtacttttcaaatgaatttatcaaatataaattattatttttcaaggcacatttttaaaaaattattttataaaaatgtttCTTAAATAAACAGTTTTGTAGCAAGCAGTCCCAAACGTGCTCTTAGTGGCCCTTTTCCTCTCCTCTCCTTTCTCTATCTTCAATCCAAAACAATCACAATGATATTTGTTCAATGGTATAGATAAAACAAACAAAAGCCACATTCATGGAAAAGACATGATCTACTTTAGTTCTAATACCTTGAATTGGTTGTGCTTTACTTTTTTCCCCTTACATTTGACACCAAATCCTTCAAGAACTTTGCTGATTTCGTGATTGGCGAATTCACGGCCATCAAGTTATACAaaacattctcaacttccacaaTTGATGGCCTTGTTTTAAACCTTGAAACCACCTTCAACTCTCCATCTTCTTCAACAAACACGTACCATTTCTCACCACTCAAAACACCATCTTTAACACATTTAAACATCACTCCTTTTCTATTACTCAATATCCCTCTAACCTCCAATCCCATAAATGAATACACAACATCAAATGAACTCACAAATCCACTCAACTCACAAAAACTCCCCTCTTCATCAAAGCCCCAATTAGGATTGAAAATCACCATGGGCTTCGGGTACAATGTATCAGCAATTTCCTTCATTAGTGCTAATCTTGAAGCCTCTGGAGCCATAAAAACTAACACATCACCAGAATTTTCAATTCTTGATGAAATATCCAAATTTTCAATGATGGTGTTTGAAGACTTTTCCTCAAAAGCTGTCTCTGCAGCTTGTGTTAAGGTTTGGTTAGGCCATAAAAGAAGAATCTTGATTCTTGGGCCTTTTCTTTTGATGATCATGCCACCAAAAATATCAACAGCAAGCTGACATATTGCAGATGGAGACTCATCAAGAACTGGAATTTCGACACGAAATCTTGGTTGTTTGAGTTTCTTGAGTCTTCCAACAAGCTTGGGATTGTTAAGTGGTTTTTCTAAAGTAGTTGAAAGAGAGAACTTTGCTTGGGAAATGGCATCTTCTTTGGTGGTAGGTGGGGTAGGAGAACAGAATGAACATTGAAAAGGTgaaaattttggttttggttttggtttttttgTGAAGAAAACAGGGAGATAAAGATGGTTAAGTTGTGTCGCTCCTAAAGAGCTTAAGGGATTTAAGTACGGCAGTTTACTCAGGTGGAAATGAAGTAAGGGGTGGGAAATTTTCATGGATTGTGTATGGAATTTTAGAAGATTGGAAGCCATTTGTAGTTAATTCTTGTCAAAAGGGCAGAGTTTGGGAAAGAAATAGTTACAGTTTTGGGAACACATGTTCATCTGGATAAGGCTGTATAGAAGTTTTTGTGGCCGCACACAACTTGATATTGTAAATCCTTGGTTGTCACTAATGAATAGTTGCTAGCCCGGGTGCTCATGGTTTGGTTTGAattgttttttattaaaattataattgaattaattaaattgatttataaaattctaaaatcaaatcaaactacataaaaataaaaaagaatatcgATTTGGTTCGAT from the Capsicum annuum cultivar UCD-10X-F1 chromosome 9, UCD10Xv1.1, whole genome shotgun sequence genome contains:
- the LOC107842345 gene encoding uncharacterized protein LOC107842345, encoding MASNLLKFHTQSMKISHPLLHFHLSKLPYLNPLSSLGATQLNHLYLPVFFTKKPKPKPKFSPFQCSFCSPTPPTTKEDAISQAKFSLSTTLEKPLNNPKLVGRLKKLKQPRFRVEIPVLDESPSAICQLAVDIFGGMIIKRKGPRIKILLLWPNQTLTQAAETAFEEKSSNTIIENLDISSRIENSGDVLVFMAPEASRLALMKEIADTLYPKPMVIFNPNWGFDEEGSFCELSGFVSSFDVVYSFMGLEVRGILSNRKGVMFKCVKDGVLSGEKWYVFVEEDGELKVVSRFKTRPSIVEVENVLYNLMAVNSPITKSAKFLKDLVSNVRGKK